One genomic region from Zalophus californianus isolate mZalCal1 chromosome 2, mZalCal1.pri.v2, whole genome shotgun sequence encodes:
- the LOC113924334 gene encoding ATP synthase-coupling factor 6, mitochondrial-like, producing the protein MMLQRLFRFSSLIWSAVSVHLRSNTGVTAVAFKKELDPVQKLIVDKIREYRTKLQASGGPVDTGPEHQQDLERELLKLKQTYGKADMNTFSEFTFEDPK; encoded by the coding sequence ATGATGCTTCAGAGGCTTTTCAggttctcctctctcatttggtCTGCAGTCTCAGTTCATTTGAGGAGCAACACTGGTGTTACCGCGGTGGCATTTAAAAAGGAACTTGATCCTGTACAGAAACTCATCGTGGACAAGATTAGAGAATACAGAACTAAGCTACAGGCATCAGGAGGACCCGTTGATACTGGCCCAGAGCACCAGCAAGACCTAGAGAGGGAGCTTTTGAAGCTTAAGCAAACGTATGGTAAAGCAGACATGAATACGTTCTCAGAATTCACATTTGAAGATCCTAAATAA